A window of the Miscanthus floridulus cultivar M001 chromosome 14, ASM1932011v1, whole genome shotgun sequence genome harbors these coding sequences:
- the LOC136503604 gene encoding uncharacterized protein has product MPLGQITLLVTFGTPVNYHTKFIKFEVADFESSYHAILGRPALAKFMAIPHYPNLLLKMLGPNGVLSLRGDLKRAFDCDVQAIQIAAKAQAASGREEIVTIAVEINLEELETSAKRPSILAPPKEADAKQIDLGTDDPSKTSNISAHLSAK; this is encoded by the coding sequence atgccactcggacaaatcacACTGCTAGTCACATTTGGGACTCCCGTGAACTACCATACcaagttcatcaaatttgaggttgCAGACTTCGAATCATCATATCACGCCATCCTTGGGAGACCAGCATTAGCCAAGTTTATGGCGATACCGCACTACCCGAACCtcttgcttaagatgctaggaccCAATGGTGTTCTTTCTCTCCGAGGTGAtctgaagcgtgcttttgactgcgatgttcaggcaatccaaattgcggcCAAGGCACAAGCAGCCAGTGGAAGGGAAGAGATAGTCACTATTGCTGTAGAAATAAACCTAGAAGAGCTAGAGACCTCGGCTAAGAGGCCTAGCATCCTTGCACCACCGAAAGAAGCCGACgccaagcaaatcgacctgggcactgaTGATCCCTCCAAGACGTCGAacatcagtgcccacctctctgcaaaatag